A genomic region of Gemmata massiliana contains the following coding sequences:
- a CDS encoding RNA polymerase sigma factor, whose amino-acid sequence MRKAQTNPTLRYIRGLAQATEDTRVADRELLVRVAERDETATAALVRRHGAMVLGVCLRVLRHQQDAEDAFQATFVALARAAGSLRPRESVGGWLHSVAYRTAQKMRVAVARRRKHEEKVTDRVPADPLDQLTVREASDVLDAELARLPDKFRVPLVLCYLEGLTRDEAATRLGWPESTLKSRLEQARERLGARLSVRGLTLSGVLVAALFTGGSATAVTPALLVSTVGAVTARVGTHLPAVSAPVSALAEGVKTMSAAKLKIVTTILLGIVALGTWAGIGLSSAPEGPTQRTAVDTPKPGSPAPEKGAENELSKIERTIAKEPKYTTKNPKYCLLVFGPEAKTRVWLVHDGDDLYVDRNGNGDLTEDNDRVVATNDLVRFDDASQKDETHTGTTLLKAPFKVGTVTERDGKTKHNLWVVYAEKSEDMSERYGIWAEVNGKYIQATEYAFSFGDRPKDAPIVHLNGPLAFHPWVPDYALPRGDKPGQLIVRVGTDGVGKWAGAWLNPFRGIPDDIHPIADIEFPNKQVGGKAIQVQIPLTKRGSGDDLFSDELPVPDDAGEGKAKVTVHFKDWRGAQVKPLTFEVSIESLKKP is encoded by the coding sequence ATGCGGAAGGCCCAAACGAACCCGACCCTCCGATACATTCGAGGGCTGGCGCAGGCGACCGAAGACACCCGCGTCGCGGACCGGGAACTCCTCGTTCGGGTCGCCGAACGCGACGAAACCGCGACCGCTGCGCTGGTTCGTCGGCACGGGGCGATGGTCCTGGGCGTGTGCCTTCGTGTTCTTCGACACCAGCAAGATGCCGAAGACGCATTCCAGGCCACGTTTGTCGCGTTGGCTCGTGCGGCCGGCTCACTTCGCCCGCGAGAGTCGGTAGGTGGGTGGCTCCACAGTGTTGCGTACCGGACCGCCCAGAAGATGCGGGTCGCGGTCGCTCGCCGCCGGAAGCACGAGGAGAAAGTCACCGACCGGGTACCCGCGGACCCGCTCGACCAACTCACCGTGCGAGAGGCGAGCGACGTCCTCGACGCGGAACTCGCTCGGCTCCCCGACAAGTTCCGCGTGCCGCTCGTTCTTTGCTACCTCGAAGGGCTCACGCGGGACGAAGCGGCCACTCGGCTCGGGTGGCCAGAGAGCACACTGAAAAGTCGACTGGAACAGGCCCGGGAACGGCTCGGCGCCCGCCTCTCGGTTCGCGGGTTGACGCTATCCGGGGTGCTCGTCGCCGCCCTCTTCACCGGCGGGTCGGCAACGGCCGTTACTCCCGCACTTCTGGTTTCAACAGTTGGTGCTGTAACGGCGCGAGTGGGAACACACCTGCCCGCTGTTTCGGCTCCCGTTTCCGCTCTGGCGGAAGGAGTGAAAACAATGTCTGCGGCCAAACTCAAGATCGTGACGACGATCCTGCTCGGGATCGTGGCACTCGGCACCTGGGCGGGGATCGGTCTTTCCTCGGCTCCCGAAGGGCCAACACAACGCACCGCGGTGGATACTCCGAAGCCCGGCTCTCCCGCGCCGGAGAAGGGAGCGGAGAACGAACTCAGCAAGATCGAGCGCACGATCGCGAAGGAGCCGAAGTACACGACCAAAAATCCCAAGTATTGCTTGCTCGTATTCGGCCCCGAAGCAAAGACCCGCGTTTGGCTCGTTCACGACGGTGACGACCTGTACGTCGACCGGAACGGGAACGGCGACCTCACGGAAGACAATGACCGCGTCGTCGCAACGAACGACCTAGTTCGGTTCGATGATGCCTCGCAGAAAGATGAGACCCACACGGGTACCACCTTGCTGAAAGCTCCGTTCAAGGTCGGCACCGTCACCGAACGCGACGGGAAGACCAAGCACAACCTGTGGGTGGTCTACGCTGAAAAAAGCGAGGACATGAGCGAGCGATACGGTATCTGGGCTGAAGTGAACGGGAAATACATCCAGGCGACCGAGTACGCATTCAGCTTTGGTGACCGGCCGAAGGACGCTCCGATCGTTCACCTGAACGGCCCGCTCGCGTTTCATCCCTGGGTACCCGACTACGCTCTCCCGCGTGGTGACAAACCAGGGCAACTTATCGTCCGCGTGGGGACCGACGGGGTAGGCAAATGGGCGGGGGCGTGGCTGAATCCGTTCCGCGGCATCCCCGACGACATCCACCCGATCGCGGACATCGAGTTCCCGAACAAACAGGTCGGGGGGAAGGCGATCCAGGTCCAGATCCCGCTGACGAAGCGCGGTTCCGGAGATGACTTGTTCTCTGACGAACTGCCGGTCCCCGACGACGCGGGAGAGGGTAAGGCGAAAGTGACCGTTCATTTCAAGGACTGGCGGGGCGCGCAGGTGAAGCCGCTCACCTTTGAAGTCTCCATCGAATCACTGAAGAAACCCTGA
- a CDS encoding sigma-70 family RNA polymerase sigma factor, giving the protein MITALLHAVTRKIEAVTPDAELLARFVRERDEPAFEELVRRHGPLVWAVCRQLLPHHADAEDAFQAVFLALVRSAPRIRNGRTIPAWLHGVAIRVATRAKREFARRRARERNAAHSEVAPSVSDAAWGALVATVHEEVQQLPEAERTVFVLCELEGVSQSDAAIRLGWPLGSVSGRLCKARQFLLSRLTARGVAPAAVVGIGLTAGAASALPAKLFNAVKTFPVSPGAASNTATALARGLTEGVTMRMKLFAATGVVALAFGLTGGAVWMSKVDAQQPGGGAGRPGPAGGFPGAPGGAPPGLGGPGVGAGGPPGAGAPGAGGLPPGAPGGITGFSPGMPGMSGPGSSAVAPKTVWDYKFVDVNNDRRDFEKVITQHGKDGWEFCSSNLFGQNDLVLVFKKRKGGDPAPFFGGMPGPGMMGPGGMIGVPGSGPVPGGPMPTGGSGLPGRPGAGPMGPGSGPTPGAEGPGGSLGGVIGGPGAGPMPGGASAGAGLKVVVPTGPGSGPAPGAEGSGPPFGGLPGSGPGMMPGGARGGAGLKVVVLKHAIAEELVPVLKKVFPNAEITADARTNQLIVRADTELFQEVSKLLEKLDVDIPTGNRPRK; this is encoded by the coding sequence ATGATAACGGCCCTGCTACATGCGGTGACCCGAAAGATCGAGGCCGTCACCCCCGATGCGGAGTTGCTCGCCCGGTTCGTTCGGGAGCGCGACGAACCCGCGTTCGAGGAGCTCGTGCGCCGGCACGGGCCGCTCGTGTGGGCGGTGTGTCGGCAGTTGCTCCCACACCACGCCGACGCCGAGGACGCATTCCAGGCGGTCTTCCTCGCGCTGGTGCGTTCGGCCCCGCGCATCCGCAACGGGCGCACGATCCCGGCGTGGCTGCACGGGGTCGCGATCCGCGTCGCGACGCGGGCGAAACGAGAGTTCGCGCGCCGGCGCGCACGCGAGCGCAACGCGGCCCACTCCGAAGTCGCTCCGTCGGTATCGGACGCGGCGTGGGGCGCGCTCGTCGCGACCGTTCACGAAGAAGTGCAGCAACTCCCGGAAGCGGAACGAACCGTGTTCGTGTTGTGCGAACTCGAAGGCGTTTCGCAGTCGGACGCGGCTATTCGGCTCGGTTGGCCACTCGGTTCGGTATCGGGGCGGCTGTGCAAGGCCCGGCAGTTCTTGTTGAGTCGGCTCACCGCTCGCGGGGTTGCGCCCGCGGCCGTGGTGGGCATCGGGCTGACCGCCGGCGCCGCAAGCGCGCTGCCGGCCAAACTGTTTAACGCGGTGAAAACGTTCCCCGTCTCGCCGGGCGCGGCATCGAATACCGCGACCGCGCTGGCTCGTGGACTTACGGAGGGTGTGACGATGCGAATGAAGCTGTTTGCGGCTACCGGGGTAGTCGCGCTAGCCTTCGGGTTAACGGGCGGCGCGGTCTGGATGTCGAAAGTCGACGCCCAGCAACCCGGGGGTGGTGCCGGTCGTCCCGGACCAGCAGGCGGATTTCCCGGCGCGCCCGGTGGCGCACCTCCGGGACTCGGTGGTCCTGGGGTGGGAGCCGGTGGCCCTCCGGGCGCGGGCGCTCCTGGAGCAGGAGGATTGCCTCCGGGTGCTCCGGGCGGGATTACGGGTTTTAGCCCCGGAATGCCGGGCATGTCGGGACCGGGAAGCTCGGCAGTAGCCCCCAAAACGGTATGGGACTACAAGTTCGTGGATGTGAATAACGACCGCAGGGACTTCGAGAAGGTAATCACGCAGCACGGCAAAGACGGGTGGGAATTCTGCTCATCCAACCTCTTCGGGCAAAACGATCTGGTACTCGTCTTCAAGAAGCGGAAGGGCGGAGATCCGGCCCCCTTCTTCGGTGGCATGCCGGGACCCGGCATGATGGGTCCGGGCGGTATGATCGGCGTTCCCGGTTCGGGACCGGTTCCCGGCGGGCCAATGCCTACGGGTGGCTCCGGGTTGCCGGGGCGCCCTGGTGCCGGGCCAATGGGACCGGGAAGTGGACCGACACCGGGAGCAGAAGGACCGGGAGGATCGCTGGGCGGTGTGATCGGCGGCCCCGGCGCGGGGCCGATGCCGGGCGGTGCCAGTGCGGGCGCGGGATTGAAAGTGGTCGTGCCGACGGGACCGGGAAGTGGACCGGCACCGGGGGCGGAAGGATCGGGGCCACCGTTCGGTGGATTGCCGGGCAGCGGCCCCGGGATGATGCCGGGCGGCGCTCGTGGCGGTGCGGGATTGAAAGTGGTCGTGCTGAAACACGCGATCGCGGAAGAACTGGTACCGGTACTGAAGAAAGTGTTCCCGAACGCGGAGATCACCGCCGACGCCCGAACGAACCAGTTGATCGTCCGGGCCGATACGGAACTGTTTCAGGAAGTGTCGAAGCTGCTCGAAAAGCTCGACGTAGACATTCCGACTGGAAACCGCCCGCGCAAATAG
- a CDS encoding phosphoglycerate dehydrogenase, protein MPTVLISPREVAKFADKFRNVLEGAGLNVAVLPPAEVNMPTEDELLVALHGVEAVVAGSEPYSPRVLAANPQLRVIARVGVGYDAVDLPAATAGGVAVTIAPGTNQGSVAEHAFALMLGFTRHVPARHAALASGGWNRLMSTPLRGLTLGLAGLGRIGKAVATRAAAFEMRVIAYDPFPDTAFCIAHGIELVSFDHLLAESDFLSLHLPLTAETRHVINRTTLAQMKPGAVLVNTSRGGLVCETDLVPALRDGHLGGAALDVFEVEPTPADNPLRTLPNVVLTPHAAGVDVRSLEDMARSAAEAIASLRRGEWPTEKVVNPEVRTAFRW, encoded by the coding sequence ATGCCCACGGTGCTGATCTCCCCGCGCGAAGTGGCCAAGTTCGCGGACAAATTCCGCAACGTACTCGAAGGTGCCGGTCTAAATGTCGCCGTGCTCCCGCCGGCCGAAGTGAACATGCCGACCGAGGACGAACTGCTCGTCGCGCTCCACGGCGTCGAGGCGGTTGTCGCCGGGTCCGAGCCGTACTCGCCGCGGGTGCTGGCCGCGAACCCTCAGTTGCGTGTGATCGCTCGCGTGGGCGTCGGTTACGACGCAGTCGATTTGCCCGCGGCAACGGCCGGCGGGGTAGCGGTCACGATCGCGCCGGGCACCAATCAGGGCTCGGTCGCCGAACACGCCTTCGCGCTCATGCTCGGGTTCACGCGGCACGTCCCCGCGCGCCACGCGGCCCTTGCTTCCGGCGGGTGGAACCGGCTCATGAGTACCCCGCTGCGTGGGCTCACGCTCGGGTTGGCCGGGTTGGGGCGCATCGGAAAGGCCGTTGCGACGCGCGCGGCCGCGTTCGAGATGCGGGTGATCGCCTACGATCCGTTCCCGGACACTGCGTTCTGTATCGCCCACGGGATCGAACTCGTGTCGTTCGACCACCTGCTGGCGGAGTCTGATTTCCTTTCGCTCCACTTACCGCTCACAGCGGAGACGCGGCACGTCATCAACCGCACCACGCTGGCGCAAATGAAGCCGGGCGCGGTGCTGGTGAACACGTCGCGTGGCGGGTTGGTGTGTGAAACCGATCTCGTCCCGGCGCTCCGGGACGGGCACTTGGGTGGGGCCGCGCTGGACGTGTTCGAGGTGGAACCGACGCCGGCCGATAACCCGCTCCGCACGCTACCGAACGTCGTGCTGACGCCGCACGCGGCGGGTGTTGATGTGCGCTCGCTCGAAGACATGGCTCGGTCCGCGGCGGAAGCGATCGCGTCGCTGCGCCGCGGAGAGTGGCCGACGGAGAAGGTAGTGAATCCCGAGGTCCGGACCGCGTTTCGTTGGTAA
- a CDS encoding DUF1571 domain-containing protein, whose amino-acid sequence MRGKTWASVACAGLFVGGAVIAQPPKSTPVKAELNKLEAPKAPEGAKAGDALVTMIADTRAALAKTRDYTCTFTRQEVRNGALSAEQVAEMKVRLNPGGVYVRFARPDTIAGMEVAYTAARKNQKMQYRPAGVGGAKGFRTVDLDDSKFMAENRHPVTEWTMSAVLDRVTAATAREKTLNNPVEVFTGDFQFAGRNVTRYEILTRRPHAFRYAHRMLVYIDKETKLPLRYEAYDQPKGNATVGDLFEAYSFSDVKLNVGLGESNFDY is encoded by the coding sequence ATGCGTGGGAAGACGTGGGCATCGGTGGCGTGCGCCGGCTTGTTCGTGGGCGGCGCGGTCATCGCCCAACCGCCGAAGTCGACACCGGTGAAGGCCGAGCTGAACAAGCTCGAAGCGCCGAAGGCGCCCGAGGGCGCGAAGGCCGGCGACGCGCTCGTGACGATGATCGCGGACACCCGTGCGGCGCTGGCCAAGACCCGCGACTACACCTGCACGTTCACGCGCCAGGAAGTGCGGAACGGGGCGCTCTCGGCCGAACAGGTTGCGGAGATGAAGGTGCGGCTGAACCCGGGCGGCGTGTACGTCCGGTTCGCCCGGCCCGACACGATCGCGGGCATGGAAGTCGCCTACACCGCGGCGCGGAAGAACCAGAAGATGCAGTACCGCCCGGCCGGGGTGGGCGGCGCGAAGGGGTTCCGGACGGTCGACCTCGACGACAGCAAGTTCATGGCCGAGAACCGGCACCCGGTCACCGAGTGGACCATGAGCGCGGTCCTCGATCGCGTGACCGCGGCCACCGCCCGTGAGAAGACGCTGAACAACCCGGTCGAGGTCTTCACGGGCGACTTCCAGTTCGCCGGGCGCAACGTGACCCGCTACGAGATCCTGACGCGCCGGCCGCACGCCTTCCGGTACGCGCACCGCATGCTGGTGTACATCGACAAGGAAACGAAACTCCCGCTCCGGTACGAAGCCTACGACCAGCCGAAGGGCAACGCGACCGTGGGTGATTTGTTCGAGGCGTACAGCTTCAGCGACGTAAAGCTCAACGTCGGCCTCGGCGAGAGCAACTTCGACTATTGA
- a CDS encoding MBL fold metallo-hydrolase — MPVQIFTVESQPFAENSYVVWKDGSPDAFVIDPGFEPDLILEALAERDLKLVAIVCTHGHCDHIAGNAALKQAHPDVPIIIGAGDAAMLTDSTQNLSAPFGFDITSPPADRTVSEGETLTVAGLALDVFEIPGHSPGHVVYVIRETQPTTVLGGDVLFRGSVGRTDFPGGSHEQLKSGIRRVLWALPDNTVVYPGHGPVTTVGHEKRTNPFVAD, encoded by the coding sequence ATGCCAGTTCAAATTTTCACCGTCGAGTCGCAACCGTTCGCCGAAAACTCTTACGTCGTGTGGAAGGACGGCAGCCCGGACGCATTCGTAATCGACCCCGGCTTTGAACCGGACCTGATCCTCGAAGCGCTCGCGGAACGCGACCTCAAGCTGGTTGCGATCGTCTGCACGCACGGGCACTGCGACCACATTGCGGGGAACGCCGCACTCAAACAGGCGCACCCGGACGTGCCGATCATCATCGGCGCCGGCGACGCGGCGATGCTCACCGATTCGACGCAGAACCTGAGCGCACCGTTCGGGTTCGACATTACCAGCCCGCCCGCGGACCGCACCGTATCCGAGGGTGAAACGCTTACGGTGGCGGGTCTCGCGCTGGACGTGTTCGAGATTCCGGGCCACTCGCCCGGCCACGTCGTGTATGTGATTCGCGAGACGCAGCCGACCACGGTACTGGGCGGCGACGTGCTGTTCCGCGGGAGCGTGGGGCGGACCGATTTTCCCGGGGGAAGTCACGAGCAACTGAAGTCCGGAATCCGCCGCGTGCTGTGGGCACTGCCGGACAACACGGTGGTGTACCCCGGTCACGGCCCGGTCACAACAGTCGGACACGAGAAGCGCACGAACCCATTCGTCGCGGATTGA
- a CDS encoding heme-binding protein: protein MHTATDRAALRRAALQCESLEERSLLSTAALAAGTLTITGTDGNDRIRVVNEGGTLRVFDGTTNIGDFASSSVTTIAVNGGAGNDSIIISPKVSQPATINSGDGTNKLVAGGGAATLTAGAGRDVLFGGTGVNTFNGAGGQNDLFKVKPTDVVQPNAGDRLLGSLPVGTTVSTPQETMTASEVDALLKRAAAASASSDAIIVITDRNGQILGVRVESGVAAEITSNVNNLVFAIDGAYAKALTGAYFANNQGPLTSRTVQFISQSTITEREVESNPNITDPNSTVRGPGFVAPVGSKGHFPPNVANTPQVDLFQIEHTNRDGTFHVGVDGIKGTADDVRLEQRFNIDPTYVPAGQDLTSPDSYGFQSGLLTGAQSRGIATLPGGIPIYKNGQVVGGIGVFFPGKTGYATEENSSLSATYDPTKADRTLEAEWIAFAAVGGTRVSVDGSPTMPVDDLGGVALPTGFGLPTGRLDLVGIQLDVFGKGGVIEGAKQLQNVANLVGRGSANDGTNQIVNAGADGIANTADDITLRGGKAVPEGWLVTPHDGDGITADEVTAIIANSIQQANNTRAAIRVPLGTRAKFVFAVSDRQGNVVGLFRQPDATVFSIDVAVAKSRNVAYYANPTQLQLIDQVQGLPTGAALTNRTFRYLGEPRFPEGIDAAPPGPFSQLNDDPNGTNRFTGLLTGAPLAASAYQSVVGHDAFNPGTNFHSPFNVLNQNGIVFFPGSSPLYRSGILQGGFGVSGDGVDQDDVTTVAGQTGFEAPNPIRADQFLVNGVRLPYQKFNRNPEG from the coding sequence ATGCACACTGCGACCGACCGAGCCGCTTTGCGGCGAGCCGCCCTTCAGTGCGAATCACTCGAAGAGCGGTCGCTGCTTTCGACCGCCGCGCTCGCGGCCGGCACGCTGACGATTACCGGAACCGACGGGAACGACCGCATCCGCGTGGTGAACGAGGGGGGCACCCTCCGCGTGTTCGACGGCACCACGAACATCGGCGACTTCGCCTCGTCCTCGGTGACGACTATCGCGGTGAACGGCGGCGCGGGGAACGATTCGATCATAATCTCCCCGAAGGTGTCACAGCCGGCGACCATCAACAGCGGCGACGGCACGAACAAGCTCGTCGCCGGCGGAGGGGCCGCTACCCTTACGGCCGGGGCCGGGCGCGACGTGCTGTTCGGCGGGACCGGGGTGAACACCTTCAACGGTGCCGGCGGGCAGAACGACCTCTTCAAGGTGAAGCCGACCGACGTCGTTCAGCCGAACGCGGGAGATCGGTTGCTCGGTTCGCTCCCGGTCGGAACGACCGTCTCCACGCCGCAAGAAACGATGACCGCGTCCGAAGTGGACGCCCTGCTCAAGCGAGCCGCGGCCGCGTCCGCCAGTTCGGACGCGATCATCGTCATCACCGACCGGAACGGCCAGATCCTCGGGGTCCGGGTCGAGAGCGGGGTCGCGGCAGAGATCACCAGTAACGTCAACAACCTGGTGTTCGCGATCGACGGCGCGTATGCGAAAGCGCTCACGGGGGCGTATTTCGCCAACAACCAGGGGCCGCTCACCTCGCGCACCGTCCAGTTCATCAGTCAGTCCACCATCACCGAGCGCGAGGTGGAATCGAACCCGAACATCACCGACCCGAACTCGACGGTGCGCGGGCCGGGTTTCGTCGCGCCGGTCGGCAGCAAGGGGCACTTCCCTCCGAACGTCGCGAACACGCCGCAGGTCGACTTGTTCCAGATCGAGCACACGAACCGCGACGGCACGTTCCACGTCGGCGTCGACGGGATCAAGGGCACCGCGGACGACGTGCGACTGGAGCAGCGGTTCAACATCGACCCGACCTACGTCCCCGCCGGTCAGGATCTGACTTCGCCGGACTCCTACGGGTTCCAGAGCGGGTTGCTCACCGGGGCTCAGTCCCGCGGGATCGCGACCCTGCCTGGTGGCATCCCGATTTACAAGAACGGGCAGGTGGTCGGCGGCATCGGCGTGTTCTTCCCCGGTAAGACCGGGTACGCGACCGAAGAGAACTCGTCGCTCAGTGCCACCTACGACCCGACGAAAGCGGACCGGACGCTGGAAGCCGAGTGGATCGCGTTCGCCGCGGTCGGCGGCACGCGCGTCAGTGTGGACGGCTCGCCCACCATGCCGGTCGACGACCTCGGCGGCGTCGCGCTGCCGACCGGGTTCGGGCTGCCGACCGGGCGCCTCGATCTCGTCGGCATCCAGCTCGACGTGTTCGGCAAGGGCGGGGTGATCGAGGGCGCCAAGCAACTACAAAACGTTGCCAACTTGGTGGGCCGCGGGAGCGCGAACGACGGTACCAACCAGATCGTGAACGCGGGCGCCGACGGCATCGCCAACACCGCCGACGATATCACGCTCCGCGGCGGGAAAGCGGTACCGGAAGGGTGGCTGGTGACCCCGCACGACGGCGACGGGATCACCGCCGACGAGGTGACGGCAATCATCGCCAATTCGATCCAGCAAGCGAACAACACCCGCGCCGCGATCCGGGTGCCGCTCGGTACGCGGGCCAAGTTCGTGTTCGCGGTGTCCGACCGCCAGGGCAACGTCGTCGGCCTGTTCCGGCAGCCGGACGCGACCGTGTTCTCCATCGACGTGGCCGTGGCGAAGTCGCGCAACGTGGCCTACTACGCGAATCCCACGCAGCTCCAGTTGATCGACCAGGTTCAGGGCCTGCCGACGGGAGCGGCGCTCACGAACCGCACGTTCCGGTACCTCGGCGAACCGCGGTTCCCGGAAGGTATCGACGCCGCCCCGCCGGGACCGTTCTCGCAGCTCAACGACGACCCGAACGGTACGAACCGATTTACCGGTTTGTTGACCGGGGCGCCGCTGGCAGCATCGGCGTACCAGAGCGTGGTCGGGCACGATGCGTTCAACCCCGGCACCAACTTCCACAGCCCGTTCAACGTCCTCAACCAGAACGGGATCGTGTTCTTCCCGGGAAGCTCGCCGCTGTACCGGTCGGGCATCCTACAGGGCGGGTTCGGGGTCAGCGGCGACGGCGTCGATCAGGACGACGTCACGACCGTGGCCGGACAAACCGGGTTCGAGGCGCCGAACCCGATCCGGGCGGACCAGTTCCTCGTAAACGGGGTCCGGTTGCCGTACCAGAAATTCAACCGCAACCCGGAGGGGTGA
- a CDS encoding 5-(carboxyamino)imidazole ribonucleotide synthase, giving the protein MRLGIIGGGQLGRMIALAGYPLDIRSTVLEPGTGSSAAQVCEHIAGEFDDLQALYKLAQASDVVTFEFENVPVESARWLAERVPVFPPSRALEVSQERLAEKQFFQSLGIPTPPFAPIESEADFHRAVAEIGLPAVLKTRRFGYDGKGQAVIRTPDEANAAWQKLGGRPLILEGFVKFDRELSLVAVRGRDGQIVTYPLIENVHIDGILHRSIAPAPDLGEELTERAAEFAARVLTELNYVGVLTIEWFQDGPRLLANEMAPRVHNSGHWTIEGALTSQFENHVRAVCGLPLGRADAVGFSAMYNFIGDALPTPAVLANPDAHLHLYGKSARPGRKIGHVTLRANSAAELQEKLPEWDAQFARK; this is encoded by the coding sequence ATGAGACTCGGCATTATCGGTGGCGGACAACTCGGGCGGATGATCGCGTTGGCGGGGTACCCGCTCGATATTCGGTCGACCGTTCTGGAACCGGGGACCGGTTCGTCTGCGGCGCAGGTGTGCGAGCACATCGCCGGTGAGTTCGACGACCTCCAGGCGCTCTACAAACTTGCTCAAGCGTCCGACGTGGTGACGTTCGAGTTCGAGAACGTGCCGGTCGAATCCGCTCGCTGGCTCGCCGAGCGTGTGCCGGTGTTTCCCCCATCTCGCGCGCTCGAAGTGTCGCAGGAGCGGCTCGCGGAGAAACAGTTCTTCCAGTCGCTCGGTATTCCCACGCCGCCGTTTGCACCGATCGAAAGCGAGGCCGATTTTCACCGCGCGGTCGCGGAGATCGGCCTCCCCGCCGTTCTGAAAACTCGGCGCTTCGGCTACGACGGGAAGGGGCAGGCCGTTATTCGCACACCGGACGAGGCGAACGCAGCGTGGCAGAAATTGGGCGGGCGCCCCCTCATTCTCGAAGGATTCGTGAAATTCGACCGGGAGTTGTCGCTGGTCGCGGTGCGCGGGCGGGACGGGCAGATCGTGACGTACCCGCTGATCGAAAACGTTCACATCGATGGCATCTTGCACCGGTCGATCGCGCCCGCGCCGGACCTGGGCGAGGAGCTAACTGAACGCGCGGCCGAGTTCGCCGCCCGTGTGCTCACCGAACTGAATTATGTTGGCGTGCTAACGATCGAGTGGTTCCAGGACGGCCCTCGATTACTTGCGAACGAAATGGCTCCGCGGGTTCACAACTCCGGGCACTGGACCATTGAAGGCGCGCTGACGAGTCAGTTCGAGAACCATGTTCGTGCTGTATGCGGATTGCCGCTCGGACGCGCGGACGCGGTCGGGTTCTCCGCGATGTACAACTTCATTGGCGACGCGCTGCCAACACCCGCGGTTCTCGCGAACCCGGATGCTCACCTGCACCTTTACGGCAAGTCCGCGCGCCCGGGGCGCAAGATCGGGCACGTCACGCTCCGCGCAAACAGCGCGGCCGAATTGCAGGAGAAGCTCCCGGAGTGGGACGCGCAATTCGCACGGAAGTGA
- the purE gene encoding 5-(carboxyamino)imidazole ribonucleotide mutase, translating into MTDERPTPNSPSTATLPPRVGVIMGSRSDWTTMQHAADVLKELKIPHEVEIVSAHRTPDKLFDYAESAEGRGIEVIIAGAGGAAHLPGMCAAKTVIPVLGVPVESAVLRGVDSLLSIVQMPAGIPVGTLAIGKAGAINAALFAAAILALKTPSIRDALKHFRATRTQEVLDNPNPRVQPSGG; encoded by the coding sequence ATGACCGATGAACGCCCGACCCCCAACTCGCCGTCCACTGCGACCCTGCCCCCGCGCGTGGGGGTCATCATGGGGTCGCGCTCGGACTGGACCACAATGCAGCACGCGGCCGATGTGCTGAAGGAACTCAAGATCCCGCACGAGGTGGAAATCGTGTCGGCTCACCGCACGCCGGACAAGCTGTTCGACTACGCGGAGAGCGCGGAGGGGCGCGGGATCGAGGTCATCATTGCGGGGGCCGGCGGAGCCGCACACCTGCCCGGAATGTGTGCCGCGAAGACCGTGATCCCGGTGCTCGGCGTGCCGGTCGAGTCGGCCGTGTTGCGCGGCGTCGATTCACTGCTCTCGATCGTGCAAATGCCCGCCGGCATCCCGGTCGGCACGCTGGCCATCGGTAAGGCCGGCGCGATCAACGCGGCGCTCTTTGCCGCCGCGATTCTGGCCTTGAAAACGCCGAGCATCCGCGACGCGCTCAAACACTTCCGGGCCACGCGCACGCAAGAAGTGCTCGACAACCCCAACCCCCGTGTGCAACCGAGCGGCGGGTAG